From Bosea sp. NBC_00550, the proteins below share one genomic window:
- a CDS encoding methyl-accepting chemotaxis protein: MGSEAPTEPAPIEVAEAPIVAIASNDLSVRDAVDDIERDILFAMNRLTKELGEVEKLSADSESGSRTILESAGSMRMAVGAASENASVLAAATQQVSQSAEQVDSAMASVRDRLDAAVEHAGQATLMLDGLSEATGEIRGIVDSIAEIARQTNLLALNAAIEAARAGEAGRGFGVVAYEVKSLSVEVSEAVEHIRSRVDRLTHAAQSSTGIVNEALQIVRDVNPLMTTISQASQEQAASTAELSRNAREAALFVEGVARRADEIDRIAHVTVAESERARRASEKGSRLVGRMLRRFKPVLRHSAFADRRRFDRFPTARRAQLRIGGIDLSSRIVDVGRGGALLADAQAIRLGGGDGTITIDGLPPLPCRMTGHSERGLHLAFDADAAAGSGALALMIEDIERSYRPFIERAQDFANEIAAAMETAIEKGLIAEEDLFEASYTPVPESEPLQYLSPSLQALEAVLPPLLRKTLASDPRLVFAVPSDRNGYMPVHHAETSQPQRSHDPDWNAAHACNRRILDSRSGISASRSVRPFLVQLCHHDLGDGRIEALSEINAPLRVRGRHWGGVRMAYRL; this comes from the coding sequence ATGGGTAGCGAAGCCCCGACCGAACCGGCGCCGATCGAGGTCGCAGAAGCCCCCATCGTGGCGATCGCTTCCAACGACCTGTCCGTCCGCGATGCTGTTGATGATATCGAGCGCGACATTCTGTTCGCGATGAATCGGCTCACGAAGGAACTGGGTGAGGTCGAGAAGCTCTCAGCCGATTCCGAAAGCGGCTCCCGCACCATTCTGGAAAGTGCCGGCAGCATGCGCATGGCCGTCGGCGCGGCGAGCGAGAACGCCTCCGTCCTGGCCGCCGCGACGCAGCAGGTTTCCCAGTCGGCCGAGCAGGTCGACAGCGCCATGGCGAGCGTCCGCGACCGGCTCGATGCTGCCGTGGAGCATGCGGGGCAGGCCACCTTGATGTTGGACGGCCTCAGTGAGGCGACAGGCGAAATCCGCGGCATCGTCGATTCCATTGCGGAGATCGCCCGCCAGACGAACCTGCTGGCGCTCAACGCCGCGATCGAGGCGGCCCGCGCCGGAGAGGCCGGCCGTGGCTTCGGCGTCGTCGCCTACGAGGTCAAGTCGCTCTCGGTCGAGGTGAGCGAAGCCGTCGAGCATATCCGCAGCCGGGTCGACCGGCTCACGCATGCGGCCCAGAGCTCTACGGGCATCGTCAACGAGGCGCTGCAGATCGTGCGGGACGTCAACCCGCTGATGACGACGATCAGTCAGGCTTCGCAGGAGCAGGCGGCGTCGACGGCGGAATTGTCCCGCAATGCCCGCGAAGCCGCGCTCTTCGTCGAAGGCGTCGCGCGCCGCGCGGATGAAATCGATCGCATCGCTCATGTCACGGTCGCCGAGAGCGAGCGCGCGCGCCGGGCCTCGGAGAAGGGCAGCCGGCTCGTCGGCCGCATGTTGCGCCGCTTCAAGCCCGTCCTGCGGCACTCCGCCTTCGCCGACCGGCGGCGCTTCGACCGTTTCCCGACCGCGCGGCGCGCGCAGCTGAGGATCGGCGGCATCGACCTGTCGAGCCGTATCGTCGATGTCGGTCGCGGCGGAGCGCTTCTGGCCGATGCGCAGGCCATCCGGTTAGGCGGCGGCGACGGCACGATCACCATCGACGGCCTGCCGCCGCTCCCCTGCCGGATGACCGGTCACAGCGAGCGCGGTTTGCATCTCGCCTTCGATGCGGATGCTGCCGCCGGCAGCGGCGCATTGGCGCTGATGATCGAGGATATCGAGCGCTCCTATCGCCCCTTCATCGAGCGCGCCCAGGATTTCGCGAACGAAATCGCCGCAGCCATGGAAACGGCCATCGAGAAAGGTCTGATAGCCGAGGAGGATCTGTTCGAGGCGAGCTATACGCCGGTTCCCGAGAGCGAGCCGCTGCAATATCTGAGCCCGAGCCTGCAGGCTCTGGAGGCCGTGCTGCCGCCATTGCTCAGGAAGACGCTCGCGAGCGATCCGCGTCTTGTCTTCGCCGTGCCGAGCGATCGCAACGGCTACATGCCGGTGCATCATGCCGAGACGTCGCAGCCCCAGCGCAGCCATGATCCGGACTGGAACGCGGCCCATGCCTGCAACCGCCGTATTCTCGACAGCCGCTCCGGGATCAGCGCGAGCCGCTCGGTCCGCCCGTTCCTGGTCCAGCTCTGCCATCACGACCTCGGAGACGGCCGGATCGAGGCCCTGAGCGAGATCAACGCACCGCTGCGGGTGCGCGGCCGCCACTGGGGCGGCGTGCGGATGGCCTACAGGCTCTGA
- the moaA gene encoding GTP 3',8-cyclase MoaA — translation MKPLTRSPLVDPFGRTISYLRISVTDRCDFRCVYCMAENMQFLPRKELLTLEELDRIATAFVTRGTRKLRLTGGEPLVRRDIMSLFRSLSRHLTSGALDELTLTTNGSLLHRYADELAGYGVRRINVSLDTLDADKFREITRRGDLNVVLAGIEAARKAGMRVKINAVALKGVNDDEIEELMLWSHGFGMDLTLIEVMPMGEIEAGRIDQYLPLSVVRGRLMDKYTLVDDPYRTGGPARYVRVKETGGLVGFITPLTHNFCESCNRVRLTCTGTLYMCLGQEDAADLRAAVRSSQDDALLYRAMDEAIARKPKGHDFIIDRRHARPAVGRHMSVTGG, via the coding sequence ATGAAACCGCTGACCCGGTCGCCACTGGTCGATCCGTTCGGCCGGACGATTTCCTATCTGCGCATCTCGGTGACGGATCGCTGCGATTTCCGCTGCGTCTACTGCATGGCCGAGAACATGCAGTTCCTGCCGCGCAAGGAACTGCTGACGCTGGAAGAGCTCGACCGGATCGCGACCGCCTTCGTCACCCGCGGCACGCGCAAGCTGCGACTCACCGGCGGCGAGCCGCTGGTCCGCCGCGACATCATGAGCCTGTTCCGCTCGCTCTCGCGCCACCTCACCTCCGGCGCGCTCGACGAGCTGACGCTGACCACCAACGGCTCGCTGCTGCATCGCTACGCCGACGAGTTGGCCGGCTACGGCGTCCGGCGCATCAACGTCTCGCTCGACACGCTCGATGCCGACAAGTTCCGCGAGATCACCCGCCGGGGCGACCTGAATGTCGTGCTCGCCGGCATCGAAGCGGCGCGCAAGGCCGGCATGCGGGTCAAGATCAACGCGGTCGCGCTGAAGGGCGTCAACGACGACGAGATCGAGGAGCTGATGCTGTGGTCGCACGGCTTCGGCATGGACCTCACGCTGATCGAAGTCATGCCGATGGGCGAGATCGAGGCCGGGCGCATCGATCAGTACCTGCCGCTCTCGGTGGTGCGCGGACGGCTCATGGACAAGTACACGTTGGTCGACGATCCCTACCGCACCGGCGGCCCGGCGCGCTATGTCCGCGTCAAGGAGACCGGGGGGCTCGTCGGCTTCATCACGCCGCTCACCCATAATTTCTGCGAGAGCTGCAACCGGGTGCGCCTGACCTGCACCGGCACGCTCTACATGTGCCTTGGCCAGGAGGATGCGGCCGATCTGCGTGCCGCCGTGCGCAGCTCGCAGGACGATGCGCTGCTCTATCGCGCCATGGACGAGGCCATCGCCCGCAAGCCCAAGGGCCACGACTTCATCATCGACCGGCGCCATGCGCGCCCGGCCGTCGGCCGGCATATGAGTGTCACCGGCGGCTGA
- a CDS encoding gamma-butyrobetaine hydroxylase-like domain-containing protein, which produces MSSWPTEIRLSKDRRTLHVAFEDGASFALPAELLRVESPSAEVQGHHPSQKTIVPGKAAVEILRVEPVGHYAVRLGFDDMHETGIYAWDYLRELGEQAGEKMRAYEAALAEKGLSRERRG; this is translated from the coding sequence ATGTCATCCTGGCCGACCGAAATCCGCCTGTCGAAGGATCGCCGGACCCTGCATGTCGCCTTCGAGGACGGCGCGAGCTTCGCGTTGCCGGCCGAGCTGCTGCGCGTCGAAAGCCCCTCCGCCGAGGTCCAGGGCCACCACCCCAGCCAGAAGACGATCGTTCCCGGCAAGGCGGCCGTCGAGATCCTGCGGGTCGAGCCTGTCGGCCACTACGCCGTCAGGCTCGGCTTCGACGACATGCACGAGACCGGCATCTACGCCTGGGACTATCTGCGCGAGCTCGGCGAGCAGGCCGGCGAGAAAATGCGCGCCTACGAGGCCGCGCTGGCCGAAAAAGGATTGTCGCGGGAGCGGCGCGGCTAG
- a CDS encoding DMT family transporter yields the protein MGSEAAASVETAHQRSGQILLMITAMGWGLNWAVLKFVLQDWPPLFARGTAGLLGAIGLAALAWLRSERFAVPRDARLRLAASAGINVFAWMGFTALSLNWLKVSEGALIAYSMPIWAMLIAWPLLGERPNRQSLLALALGIAGIAVLMGGPDLAGGKWPGILFALAAAMLFALGTVTARKPISMPPTALVAWQVALGCLPMVILGLLLEQPRVPALSAPGLAGLVYMAVGPMALCYLTWFGALRRLPASAAATGMLLVPIIGTLAAALLLGDSLGVRELVAMALTLSGVGLALRRASRS from the coding sequence ATGGGCAGCGAGGCAGCGGCATCGGTCGAAACCGCCCATCAGCGGTCCGGCCAGATCCTTCTTATGATCACGGCCATGGGCTGGGGGCTGAACTGGGCTGTGCTCAAATTCGTCCTTCAGGACTGGCCGCCCCTGTTCGCGCGCGGCACCGCCGGGCTGCTGGGTGCGATCGGGCTGGCCGCCCTCGCCTGGCTGCGCAGCGAACGTTTTGCAGTCCCACGCGACGCCCGCCTGCGGCTTGCCGCGTCGGCCGGCATCAACGTCTTCGCCTGGATGGGCTTCACCGCCCTGTCGCTGAACTGGCTGAAAGTCTCGGAAGGCGCCCTGATCGCCTATTCCATGCCGATATGGGCGATGCTGATCGCATGGCCCCTGCTCGGCGAGAGGCCGAACCGGCAGAGCCTGCTGGCGCTGGCCCTGGGCATTGCTGGTATCGCCGTGCTGATGGGCGGTCCCGACCTCGCCGGCGGCAAATGGCCGGGTATCCTGTTCGCGCTCGCCGCGGCCATGCTGTTCGCCCTCGGCACGGTCACGGCTCGCAAGCCCATATCGATGCCGCCCACGGCGCTGGTCGCCTGGCAGGTGGCACTGGGCTGCCTGCCGATGGTGATCCTCGGCCTGCTGCTGGAACAGCCGCGCGTCCCAGCACTCTCGGCGCCGGGCCTCGCCGGCCTCGTCTATATGGCGGTGGGCCCGATGGCCCTATGCTACCTGACCTGGTTCGGAGCGCTCAGACGGCTGCCCGCCTCCGCTGCCGCAACCGGCATGCTGCTCGTGCCGATCATCGGGACGCTCGCAGCAGCCCTGCTGCTGGGCGATTCCCTGGGTGTCCGTGAGCTCGTCGCCATGGCCCTTACCCTGAGCGGCGTCGGGCTGGCGCTCCGAAGAGCCTCCCGATCATAG
- a CDS encoding trans-sulfuration enzyme family protein, whose amino-acid sequence MGLKTWTKRSLAAQALGKVDPVTKGVVPPIHVATTYLRDPDNGYSSGFIYGRPDNETVHEAQAVLAMLEEARAGALLFGSGMAAATAVFQALSPGDHVVASKVMYWALRAWLMTEATRWGLSVEFVETDDLAALKAAVKPGVTKLIWVETPSNPLWTITDIAAAAEIAHQAGARLAVDSTCASPVHTRPLTLGADIVMHAATKVLNGHSDVVAGALCAREDDEFWSRIKTVRKGQGGILGPFEAYLLMRGMRTLHLRQERQAASALELAQRLSAHPMVARVLYPGLPQHPGHDIAARQMENGFGYMLSVQVTGGEAAAIATAAQVALYKRATSLGGVESLIEHRASIEGAGSRCPTDLLRLSTGIEDVGDLYDDLDQALTAAHR is encoded by the coding sequence ATGGGACTGAAGACTTGGACGAAGCGCTCCCTTGCCGCGCAGGCTCTGGGCAAGGTCGATCCTGTGACGAAGGGGGTGGTGCCGCCGATCCATGTCGCGACGACCTATCTGCGCGACCCGGACAACGGCTATTCCTCCGGCTTCATCTATGGCCGGCCCGACAACGAGACGGTGCATGAGGCGCAGGCCGTGCTCGCCATGCTGGAGGAAGCCAGGGCCGGGGCGCTGCTGTTCGGCTCGGGCATGGCGGCGGCGACCGCGGTCTTCCAGGCGCTCTCGCCGGGCGACCACGTCGTCGCCTCCAAGGTGATGTACTGGGCGCTGCGGGCCTGGCTCATGACCGAGGCGACGCGCTGGGGCCTGAGCGTCGAGTTCGTCGAGACCGACGATCTCGCCGCGCTGAAGGCCGCGGTGAAGCCGGGCGTGACCAAGCTCATCTGGGTCGAGACGCCGTCGAACCCGCTCTGGACCATCACCGACATCGCGGCGGCAGCCGAGATCGCGCACCAGGCCGGCGCCAGGCTCGCGGTCGATTCGACCTGCGCCTCGCCGGTCCATACCCGCCCGCTGACGCTCGGCGCCGACATCGTGATGCATGCGGCGACGAAGGTGCTGAATGGCCATTCCGACGTCGTCGCCGGGGCGCTCTGCGCCCGCGAGGACGACGAGTTCTGGAGCCGGATCAAGACGGTGCGCAAGGGCCAGGGCGGCATCCTCGGCCCGTTCGAGGCCTATCTGCTGATGCGCGGGATGCGCACGCTGCATCTGCGGCAGGAGCGGCAGGCGGCTTCGGCGCTGGAGCTGGCGCAGCGGCTCTCCGCGCATCCGATGGTGGCGCGCGTGCTCTATCCCGGCCTGCCGCAACATCCCGGCCACGACATCGCGGCCCGCCAGATGGAGAACGGCTTCGGCTACATGCTCTCGGTGCAGGTCACCGGCGGCGAGGCGGCGGCCATCGCCACGGCGGCGCAGGTCGCGCTGTACAAGCGCGCGACCTCGCTCGGCGGCGTCGAGAGCCTGATCGAGCATCGCGCCTCGATCGAGGGCGCGGGCTCGCGCTGCCCGACCGACCTCTTGCGCCTCTCGACCGGCATCGAGGACGTCGGCGATCTCTACGACGATCTCGACCAGGCGCTGACGGCAGCGCACCGCTGA
- a CDS encoding Lrp/AsnC family transcriptional regulator, with amino-acid sequence MAKTVELDRFDHALLREMQIDNQTPARVLAERVGLSQSAVLRRLRRLRAEQVIMADVSIVSPETLGVPVTVHVLVSIERGSRTYGEFSRKLQARPEVRQASYVTGGADFVVHLQVESMAAYAAFAREVFHDDPNVSEYHTYVAMREVVGPASKR; translated from the coding sequence ATGGCAAAAACAGTCGAACTCGATCGGTTCGATCATGCTCTTCTCAGGGAGATGCAGATCGACAATCAGACTCCGGCGCGCGTTCTGGCGGAGCGGGTCGGCCTGTCACAGAGTGCGGTGCTTCGGCGCTTGCGCCGTCTGCGTGCCGAACAGGTCATCATGGCCGATGTCTCGATCGTCAGCCCGGAAACCCTCGGCGTGCCCGTCACGGTGCATGTGCTCGTCTCGATCGAGCGGGGATCGCGAACCTATGGCGAGTTTTCCCGCAAGCTGCAGGCGCGCCCGGAAGTCCGGCAGGCCTCCTATGTGACGGGAGGCGCGGATTTCGTCGTGCACCTGCAGGTCGAGAGCATGGCAGCCTATGCGGCCTTTGCCCGCGAGGTCTTCCACGACGACCCCAACGTCTCCGAATACCACACCTACGTCGCCATGCGCGAAGTCGTCGGCCCGGCATCGAAGCGATAG
- a CDS encoding L,D-transpeptidase, with amino-acid sequence MIRSIRLAMLAGLGLLALGSAARAEIDPLTRQPLVQYVDPAKAQATAIPREIVSYQTNQRPGTIVINSAERRLYFVMPDGKAVRYGVGVGRPGFDWAGSQTITRKAEWPSWTPPSQMLKRRPDLPRHMTGGPDNPLGARAMYLGSTLYRIHGSNEPETIGQAVSSGCIRMLNEDVIDLYERAKVGTRVVVAR; translated from the coding sequence ATGATCCGCTCCATCCGTCTGGCCATGCTCGCCGGCCTTGGCCTGCTCGCCCTCGGCTCCGCCGCCCGGGCCGAAATCGATCCGTTGACCCGCCAGCCGCTGGTCCAGTACGTCGACCCCGCCAAGGCGCAGGCCACCGCGATTCCGCGCGAGATCGTCAGCTATCAGACGAACCAGCGGCCGGGCACGATCGTGATCAATTCCGCCGAGCGCCGCCTCTATTTCGTGATGCCAGACGGCAAGGCCGTGCGCTACGGCGTCGGCGTCGGCCGCCCTGGCTTCGACTGGGCCGGCAGCCAGACCATCACCCGCAAGGCCGAGTGGCCAAGCTGGACCCCGCCGTCGCAGATGCTGAAGCGCCGCCCCGACCTGCCGCGCCACATGACCGGCGGCCCGGACAACCCGCTCGGCGCCCGCGCCATGTATCTCGGCTCGACCCTCTACCGCATCCACGGCTCGAATGAGCCGGAGACGATCGGCCAGGCCGTCTCCTCCGGCTGCATCCGCATGCTGAACGAGGACGTGATCGACCTCTACGAGCGCGCCAAGGTCGGCACCCGCGTCGTCGTCGCCCGCTGA
- a CDS encoding lytic transglycosylase domain-containing protein has product MIYGALRRLANPAKRLAAMLLALSLLPGSAQAAEEPLPPSSGIQDALCRLIDDAARTHSVPPAFLTRLIFQESSFRPHVTSPAGAQGVAQFMPGTARERGLVDPFDPEQAVPKAAHFLADLRDRFGNWGLAAAAYNGGPNRLAGWLAARAAGQSRFLPMETGNYVLLITGASVEDWAEEARNVANGDGRSPPPRPATRDPQTACAPTLIAIRQSRPALPMIAEAPFAPWGVQLAGNFSKARALASFQRAGARHRAIIGELQPMVIGTRLRSRGTRAFYRVRLPAATRAEASTLCRRIQADRGACVVLRS; this is encoded by the coding sequence ATGATCTACGGCGCCCTCCGCCGCCTGGCCAATCCTGCGAAACGGCTCGCCGCGATGCTGCTCGCGCTTAGCCTGCTGCCCGGCTCCGCCCAGGCGGCCGAGGAGCCCTTGCCGCCATCCTCCGGCATCCAGGATGCGCTCTGCCGGCTGATCGATGACGCCGCGCGGACACATTCGGTACCTCCGGCCTTCCTGACCCGCCTGATCTTCCAGGAATCGAGTTTCCGCCCGCATGTCACCAGCCCGGCCGGCGCACAGGGCGTGGCGCAGTTCATGCCCGGCACGGCGCGCGAGCGCGGCCTCGTTGATCCGTTCGACCCCGAGCAGGCCGTGCCCAAGGCGGCGCATTTCCTGGCCGATCTGCGGGATCGCTTCGGCAATTGGGGGCTCGCGGCCGCCGCGTATAATGGGGGTCCGAACCGCCTCGCCGGCTGGCTCGCCGCCCGCGCCGCCGGGCAATCCCGCTTTCTCCCGATGGAGACGGGGAACTATGTCCTGCTGATCACCGGCGCCTCGGTCGAGGATTGGGCGGAGGAGGCACGCAATGTCGCCAATGGCGACGGCCGCTCTCCGCCGCCTCGACCGGCGACGCGTGATCCACAGACCGCATGCGCGCCGACGCTGATCGCGATCCGGCAATCGCGTCCGGCCTTGCCCATGATCGCGGAGGCGCCCTTCGCGCCCTGGGGCGTGCAACTCGCCGGCAACTTCTCGAAGGCACGCGCGCTCGCCAGCTTCCAACGCGCCGGCGCGCGCCACCGGGCGATCATCGGCGAGCTCCAGCCGATGGTGATCGGCACGCGGCTGCGCAGCCGGGGCACGCGCGCCTTCTACCGGGTGCGGCTGCCGGCCGCGACACGCGCCGAGGCCAGCACGCTCTGCCGGCGCATCCAGGCCGATCGCGGCGCCTGCGTGGTTCTGCGGAGCTGA
- a CDS encoding HAD family hydrolase has product MSLPPIVVFDLDGTLAETAPDIMRVLNVILVREDLTALPLERARELVGAGARALIERGFKVSGRPLTADTLERLFEDFLLIYAEDVASQSHLFDGVLGALDALAGEGYALAVCTNKPILHTRLILDHFGISERFASVAGRDSFPFFKPDPRHLTLTIEAAKADPARAVMIGDSRTDIATARAAGIPSICVPFGYTDVPIETLEPDFIIQHFGELPEAVDRALNLVPARP; this is encoded by the coding sequence ATGAGCCTGCCCCCGATCGTCGTGTTCGATCTCGACGGAACGCTCGCAGAGACCGCGCCCGACATCATGCGGGTGCTGAACGTCATCCTGGTGCGCGAGGATCTGACGGCACTGCCGCTGGAGCGCGCGCGCGAACTCGTCGGCGCCGGCGCACGCGCGCTGATCGAACGCGGCTTCAAGGTGTCGGGACGGCCGCTCACGGCCGATACGCTGGAACGGCTGTTCGAGGATTTTCTGCTGATCTACGCCGAGGATGTCGCATCGCAGAGCCATCTCTTCGACGGCGTGCTCGGCGCCCTCGATGCGCTTGCCGGTGAAGGCTATGCGCTTGCGGTCTGCACCAACAAGCCGATCCTGCACACCCGCCTGATCCTCGACCATTTCGGCATTAGTGAGCGCTTCGCCTCCGTCGCCGGGCGCGACAGCTTCCCCTTTTTCAAGCCGGACCCGCGCCACCTCACCCTGACCATCGAGGCGGCAAAGGCCGATCCGGCGCGCGCCGTGATGATCGGCGATTCGCGCACGGACATCGCCACGGCACGCGCGGCCGGCATTCCTTCGATCTGTGTGCCCTTCGGCTATACCGACGTGCCGATCGAGACGCTGGAGCCGGATTTCATCATCCAGCATTTCGGCGAGCTGCCCGAAGCTGTGGATCGCGCGCTCAATCTGGTGCCCGCACGTCCTTGA
- the rpiA gene encoding ribose-5-phosphate isomerase RpiA, translating to MNADDLKKQAAARALELVRPGMRLGLGTGSTAKHFVDLLGVKVASGFDILCVATSEVTQAQAVSLGIPMSTLDETPALDLTIDGADELDPQLRLIKGGGAALLREKIVAAASARMIVIADDGKLVQTLGRFPLPIEVVPFGLEATRRAVAEAIAASGAAGALSLRQRADGTTLVTDGGHFILDAHLGAIERPELLAQALNAVPGVMEHGLFIGLAAGAILAGADGLKILGQID from the coding sequence ATGAACGCCGATGATCTGAAGAAGCAGGCTGCCGCCCGCGCCCTTGAACTCGTGCGGCCCGGCATGCGGCTGGGCCTCGGTACGGGCTCCACGGCGAAGCACTTCGTCGACCTGCTCGGTGTGAAGGTCGCTTCCGGTTTCGATATCCTCTGCGTCGCCACCTCCGAGGTTACGCAGGCGCAGGCCGTATCGCTCGGCATTCCGATGTCAACGCTCGACGAGACGCCCGCGCTCGATCTGACGATCGACGGTGCCGACGAGCTCGATCCGCAGCTTCGCCTGATCAAAGGCGGTGGTGCCGCGCTGCTGCGCGAGAAGATCGTCGCCGCGGCCTCGGCGCGCATGATCGTGATCGCCGATGACGGCAAGCTGGTGCAGACGCTCGGCCGCTTCCCGCTGCCGATCGAGGTCGTGCCCTTCGGCCTGGAGGCGACGCGCCGCGCGGTGGCGGAGGCCATTGCGGCCTCCGGTGCTGCCGGCGCGCTTTCGCTGCGCCAGCGGGCGGACGGCACGACGCTCGTCACCGATGGCGGGCATTTCATCCTCGACGCCCATCTCGGCGCCATAGAGCGGCCGGAATTATTGGCTCAGGCTCTCAACGCGGTGCCGGGCGTGATGGAGCACGGTCTGTTCATCGGGCTTGCCGCCGGCGCGATCCTGGCCGGGGCGGACGGGTTGAAGATCCTCGGCCAGATCGACTGA
- a CDS encoding DUF2059 domain-containing protein — MIRHTLASLALGLVLLGAAPASAQAPTLTPSHLQLAREVMDLTGVTQNVNNIYLEFQDSAKQLVSTRPEATKDMEAVINELKPEADKRTDEMLRTSAAVFASKMTEADLKEITAFFKSPVGQRYTSLRTEAMKDIIPLLQPWSVQTSNYLFDRFSQEMRKRGHTL, encoded by the coding sequence ATGATCCGCCACACTCTCGCCAGCCTGGCACTCGGCCTCGTGCTCCTCGGCGCCGCGCCGGCTTCTGCCCAGGCGCCGACATTGACGCCGAGCCACCTCCAGCTCGCGCGCGAGGTCATGGATCTGACCGGCGTCACGCAGAACGTGAACAACATCTATCTGGAGTTCCAGGACAGCGCGAAGCAGCTGGTCTCGACCCGGCCCGAAGCCACGAAGGACATGGAAGCCGTCATCAACGAGCTGAAGCCGGAGGCGGACAAGCGCACCGACGAGATGCTCAGGACCTCTGCCGCCGTATTTGCCAGCAAGATGACGGAAGCCGATCTCAAGGAGATCACGGCCTTCTTCAAGTCGCCGGTCGGGCAGCGCTACACCAGCCTGCGGACCGAGGCGATGAAGGATATCATTCCGCTGCTTCAGCCCTGGAGCGTGCAGACCAGCAACTATCTCTTCGACCGGTTCTCGCAGGAGATGCGCAAGCGCGGCCATACGCTCTGA
- a CDS encoding APC family permease: MSDISLGAQAEKGQPATAEPSLHRVMGPWLLLLFIVGDILGTGIYALTGQVANQVGGVVWLPFLVAFAVAMVTAFSYLELVTKYPKAAGAALYTHKAFGIHFVTFIVAFAVMCSGITSASTASRAFAANMSNALGLGLSGGIGITLIGLGFMAIVAVVNLRGVGESVKANVVLTCVELTGLLIIITIGLMAIAAGQGDVSRVMQFKTTADGGMFWPVIAATTLAFFAMVGFEDSVNMAEETKDPSRIFPRILLAGLAITGVIYVLVSISAITLVPPEQLGEGETPLLKVVQAGAPNFPLWIFGFITMFAVANSALINMLMASRLVYGMSREHVLPPILGKVHETRRTPYVAIGFTSLLAFALITFVGEVPALGGTTALLLLCVFTVVNVAVLVLRKDTVDHDHFRTPTFLPIVGAISCAFLAGPWTGRASVQYTIAGVLLGIGVLLWVVTVMVNRRTGTHPGDPLMEDIGGAGPVN, encoded by the coding sequence ATGAGCGACATCTCGCTTGGCGCGCAGGCCGAGAAGGGCCAGCCCGCCACCGCGGAGCCCAGCCTGCACCGCGTCATGGGGCCTTGGCTCCTGCTTCTCTTCATCGTCGGCGACATCCTCGGCACGGGCATCTATGCCCTGACAGGGCAGGTGGCGAACCAGGTCGGCGGCGTCGTCTGGCTGCCGTTCCTCGTGGCCTTCGCCGTGGCGATGGTGACGGCCTTCAGCTATCTCGAACTCGTCACGAAATATCCCAAGGCCGCCGGCGCCGCGCTCTACACGCACAAGGCTTTCGGCATCCATTTCGTCACTTTCATCGTCGCCTTCGCGGTGATGTGCTCGGGTATCACCTCCGCCTCGACGGCCTCGCGCGCCTTCGCCGCGAACATGTCGAACGCGCTGGGCCTCGGGCTTTCCGGCGGCATCGGCATCACGCTGATCGGGCTCGGCTTCATGGCGATCGTCGCCGTGGTGAACCTGCGCGGCGTCGGCGAGAGCGTGAAGGCCAATGTGGTGCTGACCTGCGTCGAGCTGACCGGCCTGCTGATCATCATCACTATCGGCCTGATGGCGATCGCCGCCGGCCAGGGCGACGTCTCGCGCGTGATGCAGTTCAAGACCACCGCCGATGGCGGCATGTTCTGGCCGGTCATCGCAGCGACGACGCTCGCCTTCTTCGCCATGGTCGGCTTCGAGGACTCGGTCAACATGGCAGAGGAGACGAAGGACCCGAGCCGCATCTTCCCCCGCATCCTGCTCGCCGGGCTCGCGATCACCGGCGTGATCTATGTGCTGGTCTCGATCTCGGCGATCACGCTCGTCCCGCCGGAACAGCTCGGCGAGGGCGAAACGCCGCTGCTCAAGGTGGTGCAGGCCGGCGCGCCGAACTTCCCGCTCTGGATCTTCGGCTTCATCACCATGTTCGCGGTCGCCAACAGCGCGCTGATCAACATGCTGATGGCGAGCCGGCTGGTCTACGGCATGAGCCGCGAGCACGTGCTGCCGCCCATTCTGGGCAAGGTCCATGAGACCCGGCGCACGCCCTATGTCGCGATCGGCTTCACCAGCCTGCTCGCCTTCGCGCTGATCACCTTCGTCGGCGAGGTGCCGGCGCTGGGCGGCACGACCGCGCTGCTGCTGCTCTGCGTCTTCACCGTGGTCAACGTCGCCGTACTCGTCCTGCGCAAGGACACGGTCGACCATGACCATTTCCGGACGCCAACCTTCCTGCCGATCGTCGGCGCGATCTCCTGCGCCTTCCTGGCCGGGCCGTGGACCGGCCGCGCCTCGGTGCAATACACAATCGCCGGCGTGCTGCTCGGCATCGGCGTGCTGCTGTGGGTCGTGACCGTCATGGTCAACCGCAGGACCGGCACGCATCCGGGCGACCCGCTGATGGAAGACATAGGCGGCGCCGGCCCGGTCAACTGA